A portion of the Cervus canadensis isolate Bull #8, Minnesota chromosome 26, ASM1932006v1, whole genome shotgun sequence genome contains these proteins:
- the LOC122428482 gene encoding C-X-C motif chemokine 15-like isoform X1, with translation MATESSQMFLLLAVFVLGIFADPCESQELRCQCIQTQSDFIPPKFIAKFQIIPEGAHCNRKEIIVTLKDGKLICLDPEAEWVMNIIKKIVASIY, from the exons ATGGCTACTGAGAGCTCACAGATGTTCCTCCTGTTGGCCGTCTTTGTCCTGGGCATCTTTG CTGATCCCTGTGAGAGCCAAGAGCTGAGATGCCAGTGTATTCAGACACAATCTGACTTTATTCCTCCCAAATTCATTGCAAAATTCCAGATAATCCCTGAAGGTGCTCACTGCAACAGAAAAGAAATCAT agtcACATTGAAAGATGGAAAATTAATTTGTTTGGATCCTGAGGCTGAATGGGTGATGAATATTATCAAAAAGATTGT GGCATCTATTTACTGA
- the LOC122428482 gene encoding C-X-C motif chemokine 15-like isoform X2, with amino-acid sequence MATESSQMFLLLAVFVLGIFADPCESQELRCQCIQTQSDFIPPKFIAKFQIIPEGAHCNRKEIIVTLKDGKLICLDPEAEWVMNIIKKIVRLN; translated from the exons ATGGCTACTGAGAGCTCACAGATGTTCCTCCTGTTGGCCGTCTTTGTCCTGGGCATCTTTG CTGATCCCTGTGAGAGCCAAGAGCTGAGATGCCAGTGTATTCAGACACAATCTGACTTTATTCCTCCCAAATTCATTGCAAAATTCCAGATAATCCCTGAAGGTGCTCACTGCAACAGAAAAGAAATCAT agtcACATTGAAAGATGGAAAATTAATTTGTTTGGATCCTGAGGCTGAATGGGTGATGAATATTATCAAAAAGATTGT ACGCCTTAACTGA
- the LOC122428192 gene encoding growth-regulated protein homolog beta-like has product MARAATAAAPRLLRAAMLLLLLVAASRRAAGAPVVNELRCQCLQTLQGIHFKNIQSVKVTLPGPHCDQTEVIATLKTGQEVCLNPAAPMVKKIIDKMLNKATSN; this is encoded by the exons ATGGCCCGAGCCGCGACCGCCGCCGCCCCCCGGCTCCTCCGCGCCGCGATGCTGCTCCTGCTCCTGGTGGCCGCCAGCCGGCGCGCAGCAG GGGCGCCCGTGGTCAACGAACTGCGATGCCAGTGCCTGCAGACCTTGCAGGGGATTCACTTCAAGAACATCCAGAGCGTGAAGGTGACGCTCCCCGGCCCCCACTGCGACCAAACCGAAGTCAT AGCCACTCTCAAGACTGGTCAGGAAGTGTGTCTCAACCCCGCCGCCCCCATGGTTAAGAAAATCATCGATAAGATGCTAAACAA GGCCACCTCCAACTGA